In Juglans microcarpa x Juglans regia isolate MS1-56 chromosome 8D, Jm3101_v1.0, whole genome shotgun sequence, the following are encoded in one genomic region:
- the LOC121243541 gene encoding uncharacterized protein LOC121243541 isoform X2: protein MGTVIDSHFLGFTAIVTVVYQLFFFIVTALLRFDKVTDFAGSTNFIIIAILTLILKGSWNFRQVVLTLLVVIWGLRLALFLLMRILQWGEDRRFDEMRSNLGRLAIFWIFQAVWVWTVSLPVTVVNSSNRNPSLQAADIIGWIMWSVGFLVEATADQQKLVFKNSPENRGKWCNVGLWQYSRHPNYFGEILLWWGIFVASTPVLEGAEWLVILGPIFLTLLLLFVSGLPMLEESADKKFGNVGQYRLYKSTTSPLILLPPVVYGNLPSWFKTTFLFEFPFYSRSLPQEELN, encoded by the exons ATGGGAACCGTTATCGACTCCCATTTCTTGGGCTTCACTGCCATTGTCACT GTGGTGTATcagttatttttctttatagttACAGCTCTTCTCAGATTCGATAAAGTCACTGATTTTGCGG gAAGCACAAATTTCATTATAATTGCGATATTGACTCTGATTCTGAAAGGCTCATGGAATTTTAGACAG GTTGTCTTGACTTTGCTTGTAGTGATATGGGGTCTTCGTCTGGCACTGTTTCTATTAATGAG GATATTGCAGTGGGGGGAGGATAGACGTTTTGATGAAATGCGTAGTAATTTAGGAAGGCTGGCAATATTCTGGATATTTCAG GCTGTCTGGGTGTGGACGGTTAGTTTGCCTGTCACAGTGGTTAATTCAAGCAACAGAAATCCATCTCTTCAGGCTGCGGACATAATTGGCTGGATTATGTGGTCTGTGGGTTTTTTAGTTGAAGCAACAGCTGATCAGCAAAAATTGGTATTCAAAAACTCCCCAGAAAATAGAGGGAAATGGTGCAATGTTGGACTATGGCAATACTCTCGTCATCCGAACTATTTCGGTGAG ATTCTCCTCTGGTGGGGAATTTTCGTAGCTTCCACACCTGTTCTGGAAGGTGCTGAGTGGCTTGTAATTCTTGGGCCAATTTTTCTAACATTGTTACTTCTTTTCGTCAGTGGCTTACCTATGCTTGAG GAATCAGCCGATAAGAAGTTTGGGAATGTTGGTCAATATAGGCTTTACAAAAGTACAACTAG CCCTCTAATTCTACTTCCACCAGTAGTATATGGGAATTTGCCCTCATGGTTCAAAACAACGTTTCTCTTTGAATTTCCTTTCTACAGTCGTAGTCTTCCACAAGAAGAGCTAAACTG A
- the LOC121243541 gene encoding uncharacterized protein LOC121243541 isoform X1 gives MGTVIDSHFLGFTAIVTVVYQLFFFIVTALLRFDKVTDFAGSTNFIIIAILTLILKGSWNFRQVVLTLLVVIWGLRLALFLLMRILQWGEDRRFDEMRSNLGRLAIFWIFQAVWVWTVSLPVTVVNSSNRNPSLQAADIIGWIMWSVGFLVEATADQQKLVFKNSPENRGKWCNVGLWQYSRHPNYFGEILLWWGIFVASTPVLEGAEWLVILGPIFLTLLLLFVSGLPMLEESADKKFGNVGQYRLYKSTTSPLILLPPVVYGNLPSWFKTTFLFEFPFYSRSLPQEELNWYRVNRVESGRGNVLKMH, from the exons ATGGGAACCGTTATCGACTCCCATTTCTTGGGCTTCACTGCCATTGTCACT GTGGTGTATcagttatttttctttatagttACAGCTCTTCTCAGATTCGATAAAGTCACTGATTTTGCGG gAAGCACAAATTTCATTATAATTGCGATATTGACTCTGATTCTGAAAGGCTCATGGAATTTTAGACAG GTTGTCTTGACTTTGCTTGTAGTGATATGGGGTCTTCGTCTGGCACTGTTTCTATTAATGAG GATATTGCAGTGGGGGGAGGATAGACGTTTTGATGAAATGCGTAGTAATTTAGGAAGGCTGGCAATATTCTGGATATTTCAG GCTGTCTGGGTGTGGACGGTTAGTTTGCCTGTCACAGTGGTTAATTCAAGCAACAGAAATCCATCTCTTCAGGCTGCGGACATAATTGGCTGGATTATGTGGTCTGTGGGTTTTTTAGTTGAAGCAACAGCTGATCAGCAAAAATTGGTATTCAAAAACTCCCCAGAAAATAGAGGGAAATGGTGCAATGTTGGACTATGGCAATACTCTCGTCATCCGAACTATTTCGGTGAG ATTCTCCTCTGGTGGGGAATTTTCGTAGCTTCCACACCTGTTCTGGAAGGTGCTGAGTGGCTTGTAATTCTTGGGCCAATTTTTCTAACATTGTTACTTCTTTTCGTCAGTGGCTTACCTATGCTTGAG GAATCAGCCGATAAGAAGTTTGGGAATGTTGGTCAATATAGGCTTTACAAAAGTACAACTAG CCCTCTAATTCTACTTCCACCAGTAGTATATGGGAATTTGCCCTCATGGTTCAAAACAACGTTTCTCTTTGAATTTCCTTTCTACAGTCGTAGTCTTCCACAAGAAGAGCTAAACTG GTATAGAGTGAACCGGGTAGAAAGCGGGCGCGGCAATGTATTGAAGATGCATTAG
- the LOC121243416 gene encoding peptidyl-prolyl cis-trans isomerase FKBP17-2, chloroplastic translates to MATIFGSPPFLSHPLTKSHFSSSSQTPPPPTPPTPPSQPSPQLSTTSSEQQAPATVQVQKQKPTKRSTSATTAESTDWIASTLTRRFGLGAGLAWAAFLAVGVISEQIKTRLEVSQQEAETRNVEKEEEVVLPNGIRYYELIVGGGASPRPGDLVVIDLKGKVEGSGEVFVDTFGGEKKPLALVMGSRPYSKGVCEGIEYVLRSMKAGGKRRVIIPPSLGFRENGAELGSGVQIPPFATLEYIVEVEKVSIAPA, encoded by the exons ATGGCTACCATCTTTGGCTCTCCACCATTTCTCTCCCACCCCCTCACAAAATCTCACTTCTCTTCGTCATCACAAACACCTCCTCCTCCTACCCCCCCAACTCCGCCTTCCCAACCATCTCCACAGCTAAGTACAACTTCATCAGAGCAGCAAGCTCCAGCCACAGTtcaagttcaaaaacagaaACCCACTAAACGCTCCACTTCTGCAACCACGGCTGAATCCACGGACTGGATAGCTTCCACCTTAACCAGGCGGTTCGGGCTTGGTGCAGGCCTTGCATGGGCTGCTTTCCTTGCTGTTGGTGTAATCTCGGAGCAGATTAAGACTCGCCTCGAAGTCTCCCAACAAGAAGCAGAAACTAG AAATGTTGAGAAGGAAGAGGAGGTGGTCTTGCCTAATGGCAtaag GTATTACGAGTTGATAGTTGGCGGCGGGGCTTCTCCGAGGCCAGGAGACTTGGTTGTGATTGATCTCAAGGGAAAGGTAGAGGGCAGTGGAGAAGTGTTTGTGGATACATTTGGTGGTGAAAAGAAGCCATTGGCTCTTGTGATGGGATCCAGGCCATATAGCAAGGGAGTGTGTGAAGGAATAGAATATGTTCTAAGATCTATGAAGGCAGGGGGGAAAAGGAGAGTGATAATTCCTCCAAGTTTGGGGTTTAGGGAGAATGGAGCAGAGTTAGGTTCTGGTGTGCAGATTCCCCCATTTGCAACTCTTGAGTACATTGTAGAGGTTGAAAAAGTCTCCATTGCACCGGCTTGA